Proteins encoded by one window of Xenopus tropicalis strain Nigerian chromosome 6, UCB_Xtro_10.0, whole genome shotgun sequence:
- the mafa gene encoding transcription factor MafA (The RefSeq protein has 1 substitution compared to this genomic sequence), giving the protein MASDLAMSAELPNSPLAIEYVNDFDLMKFEVKKEPPEAERFCHRLPPGSLSSTPISTPCSSVPSSPSFCAPSPGAQSGVNPSNPNAANKPQLEDLYWMSNYQHHINPEALNLTPEDAVEALIGNPHHHHHHHQGYDGFRGQQYPGDEMAPSGHHHQVHHHHHHHNHHLRLEDRFSDEQLVSMSVRELNRQLRGFSKEEVIRLKQKRRTLKNRGYAQSCRYKRVQQRHILETEKCQLQSQVEQLKQEVSRLAKERDLYKDKYEKLASRSFTTRESPPQGNPGKANADFFM; this is encoded by the coding sequence ATGGCCTCTGATCTGGCTATGAGCGCAGAGTTGCCCAACAGCCCGCTCGCCATCGAGTATGTCAACGACTTCGATTTGATGAAATTCGAGGTGAAGAAGGAGCCCCCAGAAGCCGAGAGATTCTGCCACCGCCTGCCCCCCGGTTCCTTGTCTTCCACGCCTATCAGCACCCCTTGCTCTTCCGTGCCTTCCTCCCCCAGCTTCTGTGCCCCCAGCCCTGGGGCGCAATCCGGCGTCAACCCCAGCAACCCCAACGCCGCCAACAAGCCCCAACTGGAGGATCTGTACTGGATGTCTAACTACCAGCACCACATCAACCCCGAAGCCCTCAACCTCACCCCGGAAGATGCCGTGGAGGCTTTGATTGGGAacccccaccaccaccatcaccaccaccagGGCTATGACGGCTTCAGGGGGCAGCAGTACCCGGGGGATGAGATGGCGCCGTCGGGGCACCACCACCAGGtccaccatcaccaccaccatCACAACCATCACCTCAGGTTGGAAGATCGCTTCTCCGACGAGCAGCTGGTCAGCATGTCTGTGCGGGAGCTCAACCGCCAGCTGAGGGGCTTCAGCAAAGAGGAGGTAATACGCCTGAAGCAGAAGAGACGGACCTTGAAGAACAGGGGCTATGCCCAGTCGTGCCGGTACAAACGGGTCCAGCAGCGGCACATCCTGGAGACGGAGAAGTGTCAGCTCCAGAGCCAAGTGGAGCAGCTGAAGCAAGAGGTGTCCCGTCTGGCCAAGGAGCGGGATCTGTACAAAGACAAGTATGAGAAACTGGCCAGCAGGAGTTTTACCACCAGGGAGTCGCCCCCCCAGGCCAATCCTGGCAAAGCCAATGCCGACTTCTTCATGTGA